One window from the genome of Nicotiana tomentosiformis chromosome 5, ASM39032v3, whole genome shotgun sequence encodes:
- the LOC104101980 gene encoding protein phosphatase 1 regulatory inhibitor subunit PPP1R7 homolog, with product MSEDEAAPTVLDLTSYQLHDLNSLELPPSLTELDLTTNRLSALDPRIAQLPNLKKLSLRQNLLTDTAVEPLSSSHVISDIEEIVLRDNQLKKIPDVEIFKKLLVFDVSFNEISSLNGLSKVSSTLRDLYVSKNELTKMEEIEHFHELQILELGSNRLRVMELLENLKNLQELWLGRNRIRTVNLCGLKCIKKISLQSNRLTSMIGFQECVALEELYLSHNGIEKMEGLSTLVNLRVLDVSANKLTEINDIENLTKLEDLWLNDNNIASLVGLAEAVAGAKEKLTTIYLERNPCAQSPNYTSSLRQIFPNIEQIDSEVYA from the exons ATGTCAGAGGACGAGGCAGCCCCAACGGTTCTTGATCTAACGAGTTACCAGCTTCACGATCTCAACTCATTGGAGCTTCCTCCGAGTCTCACCGAGTTAGACTTAACAACGAACCGTTTGTCCGCTTTAGACCCCCGTATTGCCCAACTCCCTAACCTCAAGAAGCTCTCTCTTCGTCAAAACCTTCTTACCGATACCGCCGTTGAGCCTCTTTCCTCTTCCCACGTCATTTCTGACATCGAG GAGATAGTGCTTAGGGACAATCAGCTGAAGAAAATTCCCGATGTTGAGATATTCAAGAAGCTTCTGGTATTTGATGTTTCTTTCAATGAGATATCATCACTTAATGGATTGTCCAAGGTCTCCAGTACACTCAGAGATCTATACGTGTCTAAAAATGAACTCACCAAGATGGAGGAGATTGAGCATTTCCATGAGCTGCAAATACTCGAACTTGGGTCCAATAGATTACGG GTTATGGAGCTTctggaaaatttgaaaaatctaCAAGAGCTATGGCTTGGTCGTAATCGTATACGAACTGTTAATTTGTGCGGTTTGAAATGCATTAAAAAGATTAGCCTGCAGAGCAACCGTTTAACTTCCATGATTGGGTTTCAG GAATGTGTTGCCCTTGAAGAGTTATACTTGAGCCATAATGGTATTGAAAAAATGGAAGGTTTGTCTACCTTGGTAAACCTGCGGGTTTTGGATGTATCAGCAAATAAGCTTACAGAAATTAATGACATTGAGAACTTGACAAA ATTAGAAGACTTATGGCTTAATGACAACAATATAGCATCATTGGTAGGTCTGGCAGAAGCTGTTGCTGGTGCTAAAGAGAAGCTAACAACCATCTACCTTGAGCGAAATCCCTGT GCACAATCTCCGAACTATACAAGTTCTTTGAGACAAATATTCCCAAATATCGAGCAAATTGATTCTGAAGTGTATGCATAG